A stretch of the Sebaldella sp. S0638 genome encodes the following:
- a CDS encoding cupin domain-containing protein, producing MSLKEILVTNISQIEPKHTAPNQIYEFDRYDVSGLLHENKCTVTFYSLSPGKSNYPYHYHTGNEEVFYIISGQGVLETPAGGISVKEGDVIVFPPCKDGAHRLTNTSENEKLVYLDVDTNTSPYVVIYPHTNKVGVFVKGEFPKFYKQDSNVPYYEDE from the coding sequence ATGTCTTTAAAGGAAATTTTAGTAACCAATATCAGCCAAATTGAACCAAAGCATACAGCACCAAATCAGATTTATGAATTTGACAGATACGATGTAAGTGGCTTATTACATGAAAATAAGTGTACAGTAACTTTTTATTCTCTTTCTCCGGGCAAATCTAATTATCCGTACCATTATCATACAGGGAATGAAGAGGTATTCTATATTATCAGCGGGCAGGGGGTTCTTGAAACACCAGCAGGCGGAATTTCTGTTAAAGAAGGAGATGTTATTGTATTTCCACCCTGCAAAGATGGAGCACACAGATTAACAAATACATCAGAAAATGAAAAGTTAGTTTACTTGGATGTTGATACAAATACTTCTCCTTATGTTGTTATTTATCCTCATACAAACAAAGTCGGCGTATTTGTAAAAGGTGAGTTTCCTAAATTCTATAAGCAAGATTCGAATGTTCCTTATTATGAAGATGAATAA
- the dprA gene encoding DNA-processing protein DprA gives MGWINLRESGMKDSLILRFMKEFKRFEILIRDENLRILDKDIRAKVLHAALYDDRKFYDNLDKHNISLLEYTSDSYPENLKNIQDPPLFLYVAGEVKFHERNIGVVGTRKNTVYGKVSCESILKELLEYDVNIVSGLALGIDNIAHEFTLKKNGRCIGVVGSGLDRIFPYESRKLWERIPESGMLISEYPLGSEPLKWNFPRRNRIIAGLSQGILLCESYEKGGALITAEFGFQHDREIFAVPGFINYPSFRGCNKLIRESKAKLVLSGKDIADEFLWERKQKAGAVSGLSSEERKILSLLETEKSLDELIIETRLSAGVVLAILAGLEVKDFIFEIFGGRYKGR, from the coding sequence ATGGGGTGGATAAATTTAAGAGAATCAGGTATGAAAGATTCTCTCATATTAAGGTTTATGAAAGAATTTAAAAGATTTGAAATACTGATACGAGATGAAAATCTCAGAATATTGGATAAAGACATAAGAGCAAAAGTACTGCATGCTGCTCTTTATGATGACAGGAAGTTTTATGATAATTTAGACAAACACAATATCAGTTTGCTGGAGTACACAAGTGACAGTTATCCTGAGAATCTGAAAAATATACAGGATCCTCCGCTTTTTCTTTATGTAGCCGGAGAAGTTAAGTTTCATGAAAGAAATATTGGTGTGGTAGGTACAAGAAAAAATACCGTATATGGAAAAGTTTCATGTGAGAGTATACTTAAGGAATTGCTCGAATATGACGTGAATATCGTCAGCGGGCTGGCACTTGGGATAGATAACATTGCCCACGAATTTACGCTGAAAAAAAACGGCAGATGTATAGGAGTGGTAGGAAGCGGTCTGGACAGGATATTTCCTTATGAAAGCAGGAAGCTTTGGGAGAGAATACCGGAAAGCGGGATGCTGATAAGTGAGTATCCGCTTGGAAGTGAGCCGCTTAAGTGGAATTTTCCAAGGAGAAACAGGATAATAGCCGGACTTTCACAGGGGATTCTTTTGTGTGAAAGTTATGAGAAAGGAGGCGCCCTTATAACAGCCGAATTTGGATTTCAGCATGATAGGGAGATTTTCGCAGTACCCGGCTTTATAAATTACCCGTCATTTAGAGGGTGTAATAAATTAATAAGAGAGTCCAAGGCGAAACTGGTATTATCCGGGAAGGATATAGCGGATGAATTTTTATGGGAAAGAAAACAGAAGGCAGGTGCAGTTTCAGGTTTGAGTTCTGAGGAAAGGAAAATTCTTTCATTATTGGAAACTGAAAAAAGTCTAGATGAACTGATAATTGAGACAAGGCTTAGTGCGGGAGTGGTTTTGGCAATACTTGCAGGTCTTGAAGTTAAGGATTTTATTTTTGAGATATTTGGTGGGAGGTATAAGGGAAGGTAG